Genomic segment of Halostella limicola:
CAGAGGATCCGAAAGCGGAGTTGAATCAACTCGGTGCAGAGGGCTGGGAGTTTGTGGAGACGATCGACTACGAGGGAGGCGGCACCAAATACCTCGTTTTCAAGCGACCTGCCCAATCGGGTGAGCCAGTATGACTGACGAGACCGACATCAGTACGGCCAACACGATGCGTGAGCGCTCAGGCGAGAGTCGGATTAAACTCTGGTTGCTGCTTCGCGCGAACCGATTTGTCGTCTCCAGCTTCCTGACCAGTGCCATGTTCGTCGCATTCGTCATCACCGTCGCTGTTCTCGATCCACCGTTTTCACAGCAAATCGAGTCCGGCGACATGATCGAGACGATGTTCTCGACGATGATCTCGGTCATCGTGACTGGGACGACACTCGTCGTCACGATCGGTCAGCTCGTCCTCTCCCAAGAGAACGGCCCGCTCGGCGATCAACGCGAGCGTATGTCCAGTTCGATGGATTTCCGGGACTATACTGAAGAATTAATCGGATCTCCGAGTCCTGCCGATCCATCCGAATTCCTCCGGCAGATCATCGAAACCACGGCACAACGGACGACGGCTCTTCGAGAGTCTATTAACAAGAATGATAACGAGAACCTCCGAGAAGAGGTCGATGAATTCACTGAAAGCGTCACTGGGAACGCTGATACGGTGGATGACCAACTTGAGGATGCCCAGTTCGGCTCGTTTAATGTGTTATTCGCTGCACTAGACTTCAACTATGGCTGGAAAATATTCCAAGTTGAACGCCTTACGAACAAATACGAAGAGAGCCTCAATGAGGAAGAACGCGGCTTGCTTGACGACCTCAAAACAGCGCTGTCTCTGTTTGGTCCGGCGCGCGAACACATCAAGACGCTGTACTTCCAGTGGGCACTCATCGACTTGTCTCAGATGATTCTCTATGCTGCAGTCCCGGCATTGGCCGTTGCGGGTATCATGGTCGCAATCGTCGATGCGGAGACGTTCCCAGGAAGCACACTCGGTCTCGATCACATCATCCTCGTCGTGGGCGGTGCGTTTGCGGTGACGCTCGTTCCATTCATGCTGTTCGTCTCGTACATCCTTCGCATCATCACCATAGCAAAACGGACTCTTGCCATCGAGCCGCTGATCCTCCGCGACTCACAACGCTAAGATCCGACGCAGAACTCAAACCTCAGACACGGTTGGGTGTGGACGCTTCGTAGGGTACGAGATCAGTCACTCTCAGAACGGGCGTCGATTGCTCGCGTCCCACTACAGTTCCAATACCGTCCTCCCCGAGGAGATGGTCACAGGCGCTGTTGAATGCCTTTGGGAAATTCCACAACCCTATAGAAGCCTCTAACATCGAAAATATAGCCCCGAAACGATTCGTCGGCCTTAATCCACTGGAATGACCGATAGACACTCTAAATTCAGCACGCGGCTCTTGACATACTATTTATAGGACAATCGCTCTGCTGGTAACGTTCTCACCTGTATGTACCAATCCGGCCCTCCCTTGCAGGGGTGATATGAGTACTGAATATGCGCGTTGTATTCATATCGTCTGGCCGAACTACCGAATTTTTGTCATAAATCGCGTGCTGGATACAGAGCGTTCACTCATCTCGGAACCCACGATGTGTTCATGTTGGTTCAGGTAAAACGCTATTACATCGGTACTTCGTGTTTATTGAAGTCGTCCATCTAAGACAGAACGCACGCGCCCACCGACTTCGACACCAATACCGCCTGGCGATTTTGACGCTCGAAGGTGGAGGAGTGATGGTCGATCCATCTCGTAGCCCTGTTCGACAGTGACCTCGATCTCATCCGTGTCGAAGTAGTTGTGCTTGACGAGGTAGGCAGCAAGGCAACCGTTCGAGGAGCCTGTCGCGGGGTCTTCTGGGACACCAGCGCAGTCAGCGAATACACGGGCATGCAGGTCGTTGTCCTCAGACGTCTCAGTAGAGAACACGAGCACGTTCAAGTTGCCGTAGGGGTCGATGAGCCGATTATAGTACGGTTCCAGTTGCGTCTCGGCTCGTTCGACGGCGCTGAGAGAGGTCAAGGGGACAACGACGGTGGGAAGACCCGTCGAGACGAGTCTGATCGGATGGGAGTCATCGATATCCGCCGTGTCGAGACCGAGAATATCTGCGAACAGGCCCGGGGAGAACTCGTCATCGAATGTCGGCTGAATTTGTCGCATCCAGTAGATCTCGCCGCCGTCGTGGTTTTCGACCCAAACGGGGATCTGGCCGACGTCGAGGTTAAGCACGACTTCCTCCGGGCGATCGTCTCGGAGGTATTCACGGATTACGAATGCCGTTCCGAGTGTTGGGTGGCCGGCGA
This window contains:
- a CDS encoding DUF4177 domain-containing protein, with translation MSESEVTRWEYETLRPPRDETQKEAEDPKAELNQLGAEGWEFVETIDYEGGGTKYLVFKRPAQSGEPV
- a CDS encoding PhzF family phenazine biosynthesis protein; its protein translation is MATDRVHFVDVFAQGKYTGNQLAVVREASNLSTDEMLAFTRETNFSEATFIESSDTTEGAYDVRIFDPAEEIPFAGHPTLGTAFVIREYLRDDRPEEVVLNLDVGQIPVWVENHDGGEIYWMRQIQPTFDDEFSPGLFADILGLDTADIDDSHPIRLVSTGLPTVVVPLTSLSAVERAETQLEPYYNRLIDPYGNLNVLVFSTETSEDNDLHARVFADCAGVPEDPATGSSNGCLAAYLVKHNYFDTDEIEVTVEQGYEMDRPSLLHLRASKSPGGIGVEVGGRVRSVLDGRLQ